In Euphorbia lathyris chromosome 10, ddEupLath1.1, whole genome shotgun sequence, the DNA window AAAGATGAGGCATAAGTTTCATAAGTTTCTCAAGTTGCTGAGGGGTGAAGAGCGACCCAAGTTGATCATAGAAAGAACTTGATTGAGCTGATGCAGTGGATTTAAAATTGTTTGTAGCACCTTGCTTGTACGTAGAGGATCCAGAATTCCATTTAGGTGATGACACAAGAGATTAAGCAGAAGCATTATTGTTTCCTTGAGTTCCTTTGACCTTGCTTTTGTGCTTCGAATTCCATTTTGGATATCCAATAATGGTATAGCATCTATCCAAGGTATGAACTTTCCCACCACAGGCAGAGCATGTAAATTGCTGTTTCTCAAAGTTGCCTCTGCTATACATTGTTGAAGCATCAGAATCAAATTTAGTGTAATTCAACACTTCTCTTTGTGCTGCCTCTTGTTGCAAGGTGGCTGAAGCATCTTCCACAGAAGGGAGAGGAGATTGCATAAGTAAATGACTTCTTAAAGTATTGTAAGAATCATTAAGACCATTTAGGAATTGAAACAGCTTTGCTTCTTCTTCCTACAGATCAATGGTAGAAAGAAGAGCTTTGATTTTATTGGATGACTCTGTCATAGTAGGGAAGAGATTCATTGATTCCAGTTCTTCCCACAGAGTTTTCATAGGTGTATAGTATTCATTTATACTCATGTCGTTTTGTTTCTCTTCAAATAGCTCTTTATTGATCCTGTATTTTCTAGTTCCATTTGTGAGAGAAAAACTCTTTTCCAAGTTAAGTCATATTTCATTAGCTGAAACCATAAACATGATGGCTTTTCGAATGGTTGGAGATATAGTACCAGCGATCCATGCTATTACAACATTGTTGCAGGCATCCCACATCTCAGCCTTGGTTTCATCTTCAGAATCTTTCTTCACAGGTCCAGTTACAAATCCAAGTTTGCATTTTGATGCAAGGTTGATCTCCATTGTTCTCCTCCATGCTCTATAGTCTGTAGATCCCATCAGTCTGTCTATAATAATAGAGTTTGCTCCATCAGAGGGATGAAGGAATAAAGGATTTAACATATCTTGATATGTGATTCTAGGGTTCATCATTTGACAGAGAAGAAAAAGGATGAATATGGggagaagaagaaaacaaaagaacatagagaagaagaagataaagatGACAGAGGAATCAACACAGAGATCTCGTAATCCTTTTCATTGCTTACGACTTTGATACCATGAAAACAAAAAATGACCCATGCAGAAATTCCTCCTTTATTCATCATACCAAAAAGTTGAGAAGAACAAAGCCTTAAAAGGCAAAACAACACAACAGACAAAAAAGGAAAATTTACCTCAAAGGACAACACGTGTTTAGAGACAAAATATCATAACGGAATAAAAGTAAATTACAACTTCAGTCCATAAACAAActataaactataaatagaaccaTAAAACTCTTTGAATCACACAAATAACTTTAATATTATGCACATAACCAAATGAAAAGTCTTATGAACACATGAAGATTGGATCAgatataaaaacacaaaataattgGAAACTCTAACACCATAACTAAACTTGCCGATACATAATAGTTACTGAAAAAATGTAAGAAATTCTAAATGGCCACTTTTCATAGAGTGATGTGATATATATGCTTTCTCCAAAAGTATTTACCTGGACCCCCAATAACCAAATTAATGTAGTTAGGGTTATTACAATCTGAAAGTAGGTTTTTTTAAAACATCCTaaaacttagatttaataaacctaTTTGTCATTAAAGGTCCAGATCAACACTACTTATGCTTTCTAACTCGGATTCTTTTTTATTTCCCTTTTCTATTTTGGGGATACATATTGACAAATATTTACATTGAAAACTTATATGAAAATGTAATTTTGTGCATAAGAATAAGTAATTTAAAACCTTCACATCCCAAAAGGTCTTATCCTCATAAAACCTTTCCATACATTTATCCATCTAATTACCCCCATTCCAAATAAGAGTTATCATTAACTCTTACTAACCCATTCTTTATGAAGTCGTCTAAAGCTCCATCCAATCAATACCCTTAAGATAAATAcatgtaaataaaaaaatataaatgataaatACAAAAGAGATATAAAATCCTTCTAAAAGAGACATATTCTTAACAATCCTTCTAAACTCCACCAACATTCAAACACTTTGAatctcttcaatctcatatCAAGAACTCACAATAAAACAAAGCATTCCATTGAGTTTATTAACATTAAATATATAACCACAATAATTATATAGGATTTGAAAACATAAACCTCTACAAATTCCAAATCTGAATTTGTGAAACCATGAAACATTATGTGATAATCAAGCAATGGTCCGCGATCAACTAGTCCCGAACCATTCAGGAATTGAGACATCAACACAAGTGACATGTCACCTCATGCTTGGTCTATGAAGAATAGGTCCGGGAACATATGTCGTCTCATGATTGGTCTGGAACAGTGTAGAAAGTCTCTGAGTAGTCAGTCTCTTCATTCTCATCATCTTGAGCCCTTGAAATCTCCTGCATAACAATAGAATGGTCGATCTCTTCAGCCTTATGTTGGTCCTTCAATTTGGCAAGTTCTTCAGCAACTTCTTTCATTGTTGGCCTTTCATCCCCAATCATACTCATGCAATTGTTTGCAAGATTTGCAAACACTTGAATCTCTTCCATCTCGTCATCAGAATTCacaacaaaacaaagtatttcatACACTCTATTATCTTCCAACGCCGATCGAAAGTACTGAATTGTATTCTTTTCGCCCCATCTTGCCATAGAGTTTGGCTTTGCCCCTGTTAAAAGCTCGACAAGAACAACTCCGAAGCTATAAACATCGCTCTTTTCTGTTAAGATACCGGTTGTAAAATACTCTGGATCCATGTAGCCCAAAGTCCCTCGTATTTGTGAAGCCATAATTTTATGATCAGGGGGAATTATCACCGAAGCTCCGAAATCCCCAACCTTTGCAGTGTACTGCTCATCAAGGAGTATGTTTGCTGGCTTCACATCTCCATGAATTACCGACGGATCTGCGAGGGAATGTAAATATTCAAATGCAAGTGCAGCTTCTGCAgcaatttttccattttttcacTATCAGAGTAGACGTTTCATGGTGAAGATAATGGTCTAGACTTCCATTTGAAATGAATTCATAAACTAGCAATGGAATTTTAGTCTCCAAACACAATCCCAAAATCTTGACGACATTtttatggttaatttgtgaaataatCCCAATTTCATGTTGGAAATCTTCATTAATATGTGTTTTATTGAAGTCTTTGGGCTTCTTGATTGCTACTAGAGTACCATCTTGAAGTTTTCCTTTATAAACAGATCCAAAGCCACCTTCACCGAGGAAGTTACTTTTGTCATAATTATTTGTCGCATTTGCTAGCTCGTTGTCGCTAAAAATCCTCACTCTTTGGTGCTCCAATAATTTTCCCCCATTCCTGAAGaagtttttttgttttcttcgcTTGTTCAACAAAATTGTTATTAAGATACTAATAATCCCCATTAGCACGACTAGTATTACAACTGCAATAAATCGAAACAAAATAGTACATATCAGTATATATATTGTGAAACATGGACAATGTTCCTTTTAAAACCTATCTCCAAATTGGAGGATTGCCTCAtactttatataaataatttaattattttcatagTTAGAGTATTAAGcaaaaaacttaatttttttaatatgcaTCCAACTTTATATTTAATTTCTTATgtataagatggagcatagtataagggaagtagcgaaggaagttctaggggaatctaaaggtagcatgccaccgggtaaggacacatcttggtggacagaagaagtacgacaagcagtaaagagtaagagagaatcctataaactattggggaaatgtaggagtgacgagaactacgaaaaatacaaagaggctaaaagggaagtaaagaaggtcatacgagatgctagagcaaaggtgaatcgggatctgtatacaagattggatacgaaagaaggggaaagagacatatatagaattgctcggatgagagataagaagacgcgagatctcggaaaagttaaatgtgtgaaggatgtggaccagaaagtcctagttggagataaggatatcaaggaacgatggaggtcctattttgatgacttatttaatggagatcgccaacaagatgttggagatataagtatccatcacgatgtgataaatcatgaatgcctgcggagaattcaaaagggtgaagtcaaaatggcattaagtaagatgaagttgaagaaagcagtaggacctgatggcatccctattgaaatttggagatgtttgggagaaagaggaatcgaatggttgacgacgttcttcaacaaaatttggagaaacaataagatgccatcagaatggaggaaaagtaccttaatccctttgtataagaacaaaggcgatgtccaagattgtgccaactatcggggaatcaaattaatgagtcacactatgaaactttgggagcgagtgattgaacaaaggctaaggaggacggtgaagatctcggaaaaccagtttggctttatgccgggaagatcaactatggaagccatccatctaatgagacaattaatggagcactatcgaaataagaagaaagacttgcatatggttttcattgacttggagaaagcatatgataaggtaccaatggaagtactttggtgggccttgataaggaaaggcatttcgcggaaatatattgacatcataaaggacatgtatgagggagtatgcacgagtgtacgtactagtgttgggaaaactgaagagtttcctattacgattggagtgcatcaaggttccgcactaagcccatttctttttgccatcgttatggatgaactaacaagttcacttcaagatggtataccatggtgcatgctgtttgcagatgatattgtgttggttgatgagacgaaagaatgagtggagatgaagttggaactatggaggcaaactctagaatctagaggctttaagttgagtcgaagtaagacagaatatttggagtgtaagtttagcggccgtaggagtagggaggcagggacaatcaccctagatgggagagttgttcaggcctcggattgcttccggtatttaggatctattatccaaacggatggagaagtagatggagatgttgcccataggattaaagctggttggtcgaagtggaagagtgctacgggtttcctttgtgatcccggcatgcctaatagattgaagggaaaattctaccggacggcaattagaccagcattgttatatggtacggagtgt includes these proteins:
- the LOC136209946 gene encoding wall-associated receptor kinase 3-like is translated as MASQIRGTLGYMDPEYFTTGILTEKSDVYSFGVVLVELLTGAKPNSMARWGEKNTIQYFRSALEDNRVYEILCFVVNSDDEMEEIQVFANLANNCMSMIGDERPTMKEVAEELAKLKDQHKAEEIDHSIVMQEISRAQDDENEETDYSETFYTVPDQS